AATGAATGGTGTTGAGGCAAGATATACAGAGAGGACCATTGAAGCGGGAGATAATGTTAAAGGTCATCTCAAGAGAAATAACTCTTCGGTAGATTACCGATATCAAGGTTCAGTTATGAGTAATACTCATATAAAAGGGCACAGTGATATTGATCTAATTCAGATTACGAATTCTTTTTATTCTCACGAGATTGGTCAGAATTTTAGCATTAAATATATTTCTGAACCTAATATGTCTATGAGCCAAAAGCAAAAACTTTTAAACGTTATCAATGCAACTCCATATTCCGGTAATTCAAATAGTGATTTGAGACTTTTACGGTTGAATGCTGAAGTTGTTTTGTTGAGCACTTACAAAAATGTTGATACTGACAAGGCGAAATCAATTGAAGTGAATCCAAGTGAGCCCAATAGAATTGTAGATGTAGTGACTGCATCTTGGTATAGATCCGTAGAGTCCGAATTTAATGAAGATGAAACTCAGAGAGGAATTCAGATTTACGATAAGGAAAAAAATGAGAGGTTGGCTACTGATTTTCCATTTCTGAAAATAAGTTTAATAAATGAAAGAAGTAAGGAGACTGGCGGTAGGCTGAAAAAAATGATACGTTTTACCAAAACATTAAAAGCAGATTCCGAACAAGACTTAAGAGGTTTATCAAGTTTTGATATTTGTTCTGTTTGTTATAATATTCCTATTCATCAATATTTTAGCTTACCGTATTATCAGTTAGTTTATATTTTGTACACGGAATTTAAAAAGATTTCGGAAAACGAAGTTTATAGAAATTCCATAAAATCCATCGATGGTACTGAATATATATTTTACAACAAACCTGAAAAGATTAGACTTTTAAGACTCCTTTATGAGGAGATATTGTTCATCTATGAGGATTTATTACCAAATACAACAGCATTAAGATTTTTATAATATGAAAAAGAGAATTTTTATTGGAAGTTCATCCGAGGAAAAAGCAACCGCTGAGCAAGTTCAGCGGTTACTCAAAAAAGACTTTGATGTTGTGATTTGGGATGATAATTTGTGGGATAGATCTGTTTTTAAATTGAATAATAATTTTTTGCATGATTTAATGAAAGCACCATTAAAATTTGATTTTGGAATTTTAATTGGTACTCCTGATGATAGGGTTGTAGTTAGAAAAAAAACTTATTTACAGGCAAGAGATAACATATTGTTTGAACTAGGATTATTTATAGGTAGACTTGGATTGCAAAGAACTTGCTTTTTGGTTCATAAAGATGTGAAAAAGATGAGTGATTTAGATGGAATCTTTTTTTCAAGATTTAGCGATGACAATCTTGAAGAAAAAGTAGAAGAAATTAAAGATTTCTTTTTGCAAACCGACCCTGATGACTTTAATTTTTTTCCTTCAAATACATTAGCCTTCGGTTATTTTGAAAATTTCGTAAAAGCGATTTGCTCTAAAATAATAAACGACGGAAATTTAGAAATTGAGGGCACGAATTTTACCACATGTAGCTTCGACATTATAATACCGAATAAAATAGATGATGATATCAATCTACAATTCGAAATCATTAAGAAAAAAATTGGTGTTAAGGAAGCTGTTATTAAATGTTCGGGTAGGGATCGTAAATTTCATGTAAATATTGAGAAGCTTGATTCCGGTGAAATTAAAATACATGATTTTCCGACAACTTTGACAGGGATTAATTACGCTATAAAGGAATTGCTTCCTGAAGAATTTAAAAAGAATGGAAAGGAATATCAAAATATTTTAAGTAGAGAACTAGATAAATTTGCGCATACGTTGCAGAATTTAATTGATAGAAACTCATTAAGTGAGTTTGTCAAAATTATAAGACAGTAAATAAAGACTGCTACAGAGGCAGTCTTTCAAATTAAAATATAACTAGACGTTATGAATTACGAAAACAGAATTTGTTGTTTCATAGATATTTTAGGATTTAAACAGCACATTAATGAAACAATTACCAGCACTGGAGAAGATGATTTAAATAAAATCAGATCTATTCAAAAAATTTTAAGTCTAGCAAAGAATTTGACAGATGATGGAGGTTTTTCTAAGACTAAGGTCACCACATATTTTTCAGATTCTATAGTTATTTCTTATGAATTTTCTGAACCTAGCCAAGTGTATCATACCTTAAATGATTTGATGTTCGTCTCCTTTGAATTAGCAAATCAAGGTTACCTAACAAGAGGGGGGGTTAGTATTGGAAAGTTAATTCATACAAATGAATTAATTTTTGGCCCTGCGCTCGTGAAAGCTCACGAACTTGAATCAAAAAAGGCAATTTATCCACGAATACTTGTAGATGAAGATGTAATCGAAAATGGAATTAACTATAGGGTTGGAAATCATTCTGCAGAAGATGAACTTGATTATTTGATGGATATCTTATCACAAGATGATGACCGAAACTATTATATTGATTACATCAGCAAAGCCACTTCCGAATTTGATAATATGGAAATTGATTTGTATCCCTATTTGGAAAAATTGAAATCTTATCTTAATGATTACAGCAATCAACACGATGATGTGAAGCCGAAGCTGTATTGGCTCAAAGAGAAAATTAACAAAGAAATTTTGCAGATACACACCAATATAGAATCGGAGAAATTTGAAAATACTG
Above is a genomic segment from Chryseobacterium mulctrae containing:
- the cap12 gene encoding CBASS system CD-NTase-associated NAD(+) hydrolase Cap12, whose amino-acid sequence is MKKRIFIGSSSEEKATAEQVQRLLKKDFDVVIWDDNLWDRSVFKLNNNFLHDLMKAPLKFDFGILIGTPDDRVVVRKKTYLQARDNILFELGLFIGRLGLQRTCFLVHKDVKKMSDLDGIFFSRFSDDNLEEKVEEIKDFFLQTDPDDFNFFPSNTLAFGYFENFVKAICSKIINDGNLEIEGTNFTTCSFDIIIPNKIDDDINLQFEIIKKKIGVKEAVIKCSGRDRKFHVNIEKLDSGEIKIHDFPTTLTGINYAIKELLPEEFKKNGKEYQNILSRELDKFAHTLQNLIDRNSLSEFVKIIRQ